From the Danio aesculapii chromosome 9, fDanAes4.1, whole genome shotgun sequence genome, one window contains:
- the cd58 gene encoding lymphocyte function-associated antigen 3, whose translation MEFVVRVWLFFTCLCFPDFVFCEEYAEMGGLITLSPSIRGKPVEILWKHNGDKVVEYDNSEMEEYGSFKDRVELDFETGQLTIKKLASQDGGQYQSDITINGKVQSSRHTLTVLDVLPDPRVTCEVNEASNLQELLCSVDYKTPLLYKWSGPNVIDHPGAELIIDEQQKNSDSIYTCTVKNEVSSKTTDFNLQDCVTGAAAAARLQVILPVLFVILLFIFLIILAVFIYRRRKSRSEQKKRDPENALSEATLPSQMRLKYQNDSDKKQDEGNGSDNTGENEEKTALLNHNGNEEELYRSENSLHAVIEEENAYSKPDETQKLQEDRDEEEEEGQRDELEKGNDIGKTSLEHLNKTPEEFKIDDGDDDENNVKIPGEKKEEVNGEEKDQQNTDSEKPPIENNSDAFSSLKDRRADTDIDDENKTVKSDDNKEDIETKAEQNDDDDDDAEGSAK comes from the exons ATGGAGTTTGTGGTGCGGGTTTGGCTGTTCTTCACCTGCCTCTGTTTTCCAG ATTTTGTTTTCTGTGAGGAATATGCAGAAATGGGAGGCCTGATCACGTTATCTCCCAGCATTCGTGGGAAACCTGTAGAAATCCTGTGGAAACACAATGGAGATAAGGTTGTGGAGTACGACAACAGTGAGATGGAGGAATACGGCTCATTCAAAGACCGTGTGGAGCTTGATTTCGAAACAGGACAGCTCACAATAAAGAAACTGGCCAGTCAAGATGGTGGACAATACCAGTCTGACATCACGATCAACGGGAAAGTTCAGAGCTCCAGACATACTTTAACTGTTCTGG ATGTTCTTCCAGATCCTCGAGTGACCTGTGAAGTGAACGAGGCCTCAAATCTTCAAGAGCTGTTGTGTTCAGTGGACTACAAGACTCCGCTGCTGTATAAATGGAGCGGGCCGAACGTGATCGATCATCCGGGAGCAGAACTGATCATCGACGAGCAGCAGAAAAACAGCGACTCCATCTACACGTGCACTGTGAAGAATGAAGTCAGCAGCAAAACAACAGACTTCAATCTGCAAGACTGCGTCACAG gagcagcagcagcagcaaggcTTCAGGTGATTCTTCCAGTCCTATTCGTAATACTACTATTCATTTTCCTCATTATACTGGCAGTATTCATCTACAGGAGGAGAAAGT CAAGGTCTGAACAGAAGAAAAGGGACCCTGAAAATG CTTTATCTGAAGCCACTCTTCCCAGTCAAATGAGACTTAAATATCAAAATGACTCTGATAAAAAACAGGATGAGGGCAATGGATCAGACAATACAggtgaaaatgaagaaaaaacagcACTTCTGAATCACAATGGAAATGAGGAAGAGCTGTACAGAAGTGAAAACAGCCTACATGCAGTTATAGAAGAAGAAAATGCCTACAGCAAACCTGACGAAACTCAAAAACTCCAAGAAGACcgagatgaggaggaggaggaaggacAAAGAGATGAACTGGAAAAGGGGAATGACATTGGAAAGACGTCACTTGAGCACCTGAACAAGACACCAGAAGAATTCAAgattgatgatggtgatgatgatgagaaTAATGTCAAAATACCTGGAGAGAAGAAAGAGGAGGTAAACGGAGAGGAAAAGGACCAGCAAAACACAG ATTCAGAGAAACCTCCAATAGAAAACAACAGTGATGCATTTTCCAGTCTAAAAGACCGTAGAGCGGATACAGATATAGATGACGAGAACAAGACTGTGAAATCTGACGACAACAAAGAAGATATTGAAACAAAAGCTGaacaaaatgatgatgatgatgatgatgcagagGGTTCTGCAAAATGA